Proteins encoded within one genomic window of Streptomyces sp. NBC_01314:
- a CDS encoding S41 family peptidase, which yields MTDSADHRTPTFVQEAAEPVRAHLATSTPLSSFLEGAGTLTLEERRLIVDQALVLLEQNYVHLPLKAAMHAVNPVQRLRVLRRRLERQTQQTMPREWLFHAEVSEIFHSVRDLHTNYLLPDPFNGRIAFLPFLIEQYTDEQGTHFLATHVAQGFSAPGFRPGVEITHWSGIPISSAVDLNAARFAGSNAPARRSRGVQSLTVRPLRIHLPPFEEWVTVSYIDESGKHHELRENWRIVENLPPMVDADAISTAALAQGLDLDADEAGRAKVLLFAPRVVAQEQAVRADEAVPELRQGEVATTMPKVFKAQQVETSSGTFGHIRIFTFSVNDPMAFVQEFVRLIGQLPQNGLIVDVRDNGGGHIHAAEFALQVLTPRRIAPEPVQFINTPLNLRICREHQDGSSGIDLGAWVPSMEQALEIGATFSSAFPLTPEDGANAIGQQYFGPVVLITNARCYSATDIFAAGFQDHGIGPVLGTDENTGAGGANVWTHQLLSDLLQGDRATPYVPLPKGSGMRVSIRRTLRVGALSGTPVEDLGVIPDHPHRMTRRDLLEDNADLFNRAGRLLKDREPHAVSITDAISVNGSLKLKVKATNVDRVDVYVDQRPRASVDLTDGQADVTVPVAAAAHSARIEGFEAGHLVASKTKQLH from the coding sequence ATGACGGACTCGGCCGACCACAGAACACCCACGTTCGTCCAGGAGGCCGCGGAACCGGTCCGCGCCCACCTGGCCACCTCGACCCCATTGAGCAGCTTCCTCGAAGGCGCCGGCACCCTGACGCTGGAGGAGCGCCGCCTCATCGTCGATCAGGCACTCGTCCTGCTGGAGCAGAACTACGTCCACCTGCCGCTCAAGGCCGCGATGCACGCCGTGAACCCGGTCCAGCGCCTGCGGGTGTTGCGGCGGCGTCTGGAGCGCCAGACACAGCAGACCATGCCTCGGGAATGGCTTTTCCACGCCGAGGTGTCGGAGATCTTCCACTCCGTCAGAGACCTTCACACGAACTACCTGCTCCCCGACCCTTTCAACGGCAGGATCGCCTTCCTGCCGTTCCTCATCGAGCAGTACACGGACGAGCAGGGCACCCACTTCCTGGCCACTCACGTGGCCCAGGGCTTCTCCGCACCCGGCTTCAGGCCCGGTGTCGAGATCACCCACTGGAGCGGCATCCCCATCTCGTCGGCCGTCGACCTGAACGCGGCCAGGTTCGCCGGCAGCAACGCCCCCGCCCGGCGCAGCCGAGGCGTCCAGTCACTGACCGTGCGGCCTCTGCGCATCCATCTGCCTCCCTTCGAGGAGTGGGTGACCGTCAGCTACATCGACGAGAGCGGCAAGCACCATGAGCTGCGCGAGAACTGGCGGATCGTGGAGAATCTGCCGCCCATGGTGGACGCGGACGCGATCAGCACCGCCGCGCTGGCTCAGGGCCTTGACCTCGACGCGGACGAGGCAGGCCGGGCCAAGGTGCTGTTGTTCGCCCCTCGGGTGGTCGCCCAGGAACAAGCCGTCCGGGCCGACGAAGCCGTGCCCGAGCTACGCCAGGGTGAGGTCGCCACGACGATGCCCAAGGTGTTCAAGGCCCAGCAGGTGGAGACGTCGTCCGGGACGTTCGGCCACATCCGGATCTTCACCTTCAGCGTGAACGACCCGATGGCCTTCGTCCAGGAGTTCGTCCGCCTCATCGGTCAGCTGCCGCAGAACGGGCTCATCGTGGACGTCCGGGACAATGGCGGCGGCCATATCCACGCCGCCGAGTTCGCCCTGCAGGTGCTCACTCCCCGCCGGATCGCACCCGAACCGGTGCAGTTCATCAACACTCCGCTCAACCTGCGCATCTGCCGTGAGCACCAGGACGGCTCCTCGGGCATCGACCTGGGTGCCTGGGTCCCCTCCATGGAGCAGGCCCTCGAGATCGGCGCCACCTTCTCCAGCGCCTTCCCCCTCACCCCCGAGGACGGTGCCAACGCGATCGGGCAGCAGTACTTCGGGCCGGTGGTCCTCATCACCAACGCCCGTTGCTACTCGGCCACCGACATCTTCGCCGCCGGTTTCCAGGACCACGGGATCGGGCCTGTGCTCGGGACCGACGAGAACACCGGTGCCGGTGGGGCCAACGTCTGGACCCACCAGTTGCTCTCCGACCTCCTCCAAGGCGACCGGGCCACGCCGTACGTACCGTTGCCGAAGGGAAGCGGCATGCGCGTGTCCATCCGTCGCACCCTCCGGGTCGGCGCCCTGTCCGGCACCCCGGTGGAGGACCTCGGTGTCATCCCCGACCATCCGCACCGGATGACCCGCCGGGACCTCCTGGAGGACAACGCCGATCTCTTCAACCGGGCGGGCCGGCTCCTCAAGGACCGGGAGCCGCACGCCGTGTCCATCACGGACGCGATCTCCGTCAACGGCTCCCTGAAGCTCAAGGTGAAGGCGACGAACGTCGATCGCGTGGACGTCTACGTCGACCAGCGACCGCGCGCATCAGTGGACCTCACCGACGGACAGGCGGACGTGACGGTGCCCGTCGCGGCAGCCGCTCACTCGGCCCGCATCGAAGGCTTCGAGGCCGGCCACCTCGTCGCCAGCAAAACGAAACAGCTCCACTAG
- a CDS encoding response regulator transcription factor: MQQQSSGPAAARVLVVDDDPTVAEVVAGYLDRAGYAVDRAGDGPAALVRAAERRPDLVVLDLMLPGMDGLEVCRLLRTRGPVPVIMLTARGDEDDRVLGLEVGADDYVTKPFSPRELVLRVESVLRRSRPASDTRLLSSAGLRLDPAARRATRYGSELALTLREFDLLAYFLRNPDRAHSREDLMREVWGWDFGDLSTVTVHVRRLRGKVEDDPARPRLIQTVWGVGYRFDSTSNPADGDERPARTDQRDRKD; encoded by the coding sequence ATGCAACAGCAATCGAGTGGACCGGCAGCGGCGCGCGTCCTGGTGGTGGACGACGATCCCACGGTCGCCGAGGTCGTCGCCGGATACCTCGACCGGGCCGGATACGCCGTGGACCGCGCCGGTGACGGCCCGGCCGCGCTGGTCCGCGCCGCCGAGCGCCGGCCCGACCTGGTCGTGCTGGACCTGATGCTGCCCGGCATGGACGGCTTGGAAGTGTGCCGTCTGCTGCGGACGCGCGGCCCCGTGCCGGTCATCATGCTCACCGCGCGAGGCGACGAGGACGACCGGGTCCTGGGGCTGGAAGTGGGCGCCGACGACTATGTGACCAAGCCGTTCAGCCCGCGCGAACTGGTCCTGCGCGTCGAGTCCGTGCTGCGCCGCTCGCGCCCCGCCTCGGACACCCGCCTCCTGAGCTCGGCCGGTCTCCGCCTGGACCCGGCCGCCCGTCGCGCCACCCGGTACGGCTCCGAACTCGCCCTGACCCTGCGCGAGTTCGACCTCCTCGCCTACTTCCTGCGCAACCCGGACCGCGCCCACAGCCGTGAGGACCTGATGCGCGAGGTGTGGGGCTGGGACTTCGGCGACCTGTCCACGGTCACCGTCCACGTGCGCCGACTGCGCGGCAAGGTCGAGGACGACCCCGCGCGACCGCGGTTGATCCAGACGGTGTGGGGCGTCGGCTACCGCTTCGACTCCACGAGCAACCCGGCCGACGGCGACGAACGGCCCGCCCGGACCGACCAGCGAGACAGGAAGGACTGA
- a CDS encoding glycosyltransferase family 2 protein, with translation MKAVTTSPTPLDVDVVLPCLDEAEALPWVLARIPPGWRALVVDNGSTDGSADLARELGATVIHEPRRGFGAACHAGLTAATADIVCFCDCDASLDPSLLAPFVREVADGRADLVLGRRRPQSRGAWPAHARAGNLALARMLRRRTGLRLHDLGPLRAARREPLLALDLTDRRSGFPLQMVVRAADAGWRVTEHDVPYLPRTGVSKVTGTWRGTWQAVRDMSRVLREPATPTTRGGVRR, from the coding sequence GTGAAAGCCGTGACGACCTCTCCCACACCTCTGGACGTCGACGTCGTGCTCCCCTGCCTGGACGAGGCCGAGGCCCTGCCCTGGGTGCTGGCCCGGATTCCACCCGGCTGGCGTGCACTCGTCGTGGACAACGGCTCGACCGACGGTTCGGCGGATCTCGCCCGCGAACTCGGGGCGACCGTGATCCACGAGCCGCGCCGCGGCTTCGGCGCCGCCTGCCATGCCGGGCTGACCGCCGCCACGGCCGACATCGTGTGTTTCTGCGACTGCGACGCCTCCCTCGACCCGTCGCTCCTCGCCCCCTTCGTGCGCGAAGTAGCGGACGGGCGGGCCGACTTGGTCCTCGGCAGGCGCCGGCCGCAGAGCCGGGGCGCCTGGCCCGCGCACGCCCGGGCCGGCAACCTCGCGCTCGCCCGGATGCTGCGCCGCCGCACCGGACTGCGCCTGCACGACCTCGGCCCGCTGCGCGCCGCCCGCCGCGAGCCGCTGCTCGCCCTCGATCTCACCGACCGGCGCAGCGGCTTCCCGCTGCAGATGGTGGTGCGCGCCGCGGACGCGGGCTGGCGCGTCACCGAGCACGACGTGCCGTATCTGCCGCGCACCGGCGTCTCCAAGGTGACCGGCACCTGGCGGGGCACCTGGCAGGCGGTACGGGACATGAGCCGCGTCCTGCGTGAACCGGCCACACCCACGACGCGGGGCGGTGTACGCCGATGA
- a CDS encoding class I SAM-dependent methyltransferase, producing MSDARRKAVGREARGREAMGRETVGQKTVGRQTKRQEAIGRPWSTDPYADALRTGRGPLFLRRRDGWLLPLEVERWCARADAVDLDVLGRCEGAVLDVGCGPGRLVAELAALGRPVLGIDVSQAAVAHTLRLGGQALTRSVFDPLPGEGRWDTALLLDGNVGIGGAPSALLRRLAELLCPGGLLIAETVTVDVDERVEVRLVSGAEADSGGEAAFPWARLGTPALLRHARPLGWRDADQWTAGGRSFVSLRSRTTSRSAEPPNNKAVISSHRARKPLADSAVADS from the coding sequence ATGAGCGACGCACGGCGGAAGGCCGTGGGGCGCGAGGCCAGGGGACGAGAGGCGATGGGGCGGGAAACCGTGGGACAGAAAACCGTCGGGCGGCAGACCAAACGCCAGGAGGCCATCGGCCGGCCTTGGTCCACGGACCCGTACGCCGACGCCCTGCGCACCGGCCGGGGACCGCTCTTCCTACGGCGTCGTGACGGCTGGCTGCTGCCCCTGGAGGTGGAGCGGTGGTGCGCCCGCGCCGACGCGGTGGACCTGGATGTCCTGGGGCGGTGCGAGGGAGCCGTCCTCGACGTGGGGTGCGGACCGGGGCGGCTGGTCGCCGAACTCGCCGCCCTGGGCCGGCCCGTGCTCGGCATCGACGTCAGCCAGGCCGCCGTCGCCCACACCCTTCGGCTCGGCGGCCAGGCCCTCACCCGCTCGGTGTTCGACCCACTGCCCGGCGAGGGCCGATGGGACACCGCCCTGCTCCTCGACGGCAATGTCGGCATCGGCGGCGCCCCGTCCGCTCTCCTGCGCCGACTGGCCGAACTGCTGTGCCCCGGCGGCCTGTTGATCGCCGAGACGGTCACCGTGGACGTGGACGAGCGTGTCGAGGTCCGCCTCGTGAGCGGCGCCGAGGCCGACAGCGGAGGGGAGGCCGCGTTCCCCTGGGCCCGGCTCGGCACCCCGGCGCTGCTGCGGCACGCCCGCCCGCTCGGCTGGCGCGACGCCGATCAGTGGACGGCGGGCGGTCGGTCCTTCGTCTCCCTGCGCAGCCGCACCACCAGCAGGAGCGCCGAACCGCCGAACAACAAAGCCGTGATCAGCAGCCACCGGGCGAGGAAGCCACTCGCCGACAGCGCCGTGGCGGACTCGTAG
- a CDS encoding sensor histidine kinase — translation MRDTLLIALYAFLGAGAAGLLGAVVLWPLRRRSLTASLTVVAAVAVTAMLAGTLAVAWAMFLSPHDLSVVTTVVAMAAVVSLATALLLGRWVVARSHALQLAARSFGDGGAFTAPDGPATAELAALSTELAITSTKLAASRERERALETSRRELVAWISHDLRTPLAGLRAMAEALEDGVAADPDRYLKQIRTEVESLDAMVGDLFELSRIHAGSLTLSFSRMSLYDLVGDALAGADPLAREHGVRLVGARVEPVPVEVDGKEMSRVLGNLLVNAIRRTPADGTVAVAAERSPDGVTLSVTDGCGGIPEEDLPRVFDTGWRGTHARTPPAGAGLGLAIVRGIVEAHRGQATVRNIPGGCRFEVVLPAAAS, via the coding sequence ATGCGCGACACCCTGCTCATCGCTCTGTACGCGTTCCTCGGCGCCGGCGCGGCCGGGCTGCTGGGCGCGGTCGTGCTGTGGCCGCTGCGCCGCCGCTCTCTCACCGCGTCGCTCACCGTGGTGGCGGCCGTGGCGGTGACCGCGATGCTCGCCGGCACCCTCGCCGTGGCCTGGGCGATGTTCCTCTCCCCGCACGACCTGAGCGTCGTCACCACGGTCGTCGCCATGGCCGCCGTCGTCTCGCTGGCCACCGCGCTGCTGCTCGGCCGCTGGGTCGTCGCCCGCAGCCACGCCCTCCAGCTCGCCGCACGTTCCTTCGGGGACGGCGGCGCCTTCACGGCCCCCGACGGCCCGGCCACCGCCGAACTCGCGGCACTCAGCACCGAGTTGGCCATCACGAGCACGAAGCTCGCCGCATCCAGGGAACGCGAGCGCGCCCTGGAGACCTCCCGGCGCGAACTCGTCGCCTGGATCTCCCACGACCTGCGCACCCCACTGGCCGGCCTGCGTGCGATGGCCGAAGCCCTGGAGGACGGGGTCGCCGCGGACCCCGACCGCTACCTGAAGCAGATCCGCACCGAGGTCGAAAGCCTCGACGCCATGGTCGGCGACCTCTTCGAGCTCTCCCGCATCCACGCGGGCAGCCTGACCCTCTCCTTCTCCCGGATGTCCCTGTACGACCTCGTCGGCGACGCCCTGGCAGGCGCCGACCCGCTCGCCCGCGAACACGGGGTGCGGCTCGTCGGCGCCCGCGTCGAACCCGTGCCGGTCGAGGTCGACGGCAAGGAGATGAGCCGCGTTCTCGGCAACCTGCTGGTCAACGCGATCCGCCGGACCCCGGCCGACGGCACCGTCGCGGTGGCCGCCGAGCGGTCCCCGGACGGCGTGACGCTGTCCGTGACGGACGGCTGCGGCGGCATCCCCGAGGAGGATCTGCCGCGCGTCTTCGACACCGGCTGGCGCGGTACCCACGCCCGCACACCACCGGCCGGCGCGGGCCTGGGCCTCGCCATCGTCCGGGGCATCGTGGAGGCCCACCGAGGGCAGGCCACCGTACGCAACATCCCCGGAGGCTGCCGCTTCGAGGTGGTGCTGCCCGCCGCCGCTTCCTGA
- a CDS encoding TetR/AcrR family transcriptional regulator — translation MARYGREHKQVTRQRIIETAGLRFKQDGIDGSGISMLMADAGLTNGAFYAHFTSKDDLVANVVAEELRTQVAKYSALPPGRPGLEDLVRDYLSAEHRDHPDLGCPSAALLDEIGRCGDDTKQAYTDGARAVMEEIATRLAPEDPRSARSKACGLFTMMMGTLQASRALSDPGLADEILEQGIENALTFMS, via the coding sequence GTGGCGCGCTACGGCAGGGAACACAAGCAGGTGACGCGACAACGGATCATCGAGACGGCAGGCCTTCGGTTCAAGCAGGACGGCATCGACGGCTCGGGTATCTCCATGCTGATGGCGGACGCCGGGCTCACCAACGGAGCCTTCTACGCACACTTCACATCCAAGGACGACCTCGTGGCCAACGTCGTCGCGGAGGAACTGCGCACGCAGGTGGCGAAGTACAGCGCGCTGCCGCCCGGCCGTCCGGGACTCGAGGACCTCGTTCGCGACTATCTGTCGGCCGAGCACCGGGACCACCCCGACCTCGGATGCCCCTCCGCCGCCCTGCTCGACGAGATCGGCCGCTGCGGAGACGACACCAAACAGGCTTACACCGACGGCGCGCGGGCCGTCATGGAAGAGATCGCCACTCGCCTGGCGCCAGAAGATCCGCGGTCGGCCCGAAGCAAGGCCTGCGGGCTCTTCACCATGATGATGGGGACGTTGCAAGCGTCCCGCGCCCTCTCCGACCCCGGGCTCGCCGACGAGATCCTCGAGCAGGGGATCGAGAACGCCCTCACGTTCATGTCCTGA
- a CDS encoding serine hydrolase domain-containing protein yields the protein MRLSAFRAPAVLALLSALALAACGNSSGAPEAARSAGPGSPSPTPDLTDDSIQAVLNKALPRGGSGTMIAARGGEVTHCAGYGMADRAHRISASCDTVYDIMSMTKSFTAVAIMKLQMAGKLRVSDPISKFVGPVTADKRNITIHQLLTHTSGLPEALGDDYEPISRQEMIDGAVKSKLIAPPGTEFAYSNLGFSLLAAIIENASGTDYEHFLVKQIIAPAGMKHTGYVLPRWDTELIAVEYDEQGVSQGRPLDHRWATDGPYWNLRGNGGLLSTARDMYRFHRALAGGTLLDRDAQAMMFKAHAPTGLPGYEGYATGYGWGIMPDRSIATHSGGNDWSYGVNVHAVHGDLMVFWISNQAVQDGKWDLQEVARPLMLKLIEQLRAGSVGQ from the coding sequence ATGAGGCTGTCCGCATTCCGTGCTCCTGCCGTGCTCGCACTGCTTTCCGCGCTCGCACTGGCCGCCTGCGGTAACAGCAGCGGCGCTCCTGAAGCCGCCCGCTCGGCAGGCCCCGGTTCTCCTTCGCCAACGCCTGATCTCACGGATGATTCGATCCAGGCGGTCCTCAACAAGGCCCTGCCCCGCGGCGGGAGCGGCACGATGATCGCCGCCCGCGGCGGTGAGGTCACCCACTGCGCCGGTTACGGGATGGCCGATCGGGCCCACCGCATCTCGGCGAGCTGCGACACGGTGTACGACATCATGTCGATGACCAAGTCGTTCACGGCCGTGGCGATCATGAAGCTGCAGATGGCGGGCAAGCTGCGGGTCAGCGACCCGATCAGCAAGTTCGTCGGGCCTGTAACCGCGGACAAGCGCAACATCACGATTCACCAGTTGCTCACCCACACCTCCGGGCTGCCGGAGGCGCTGGGAGACGACTACGAACCGATCTCCCGCCAGGAGATGATCGACGGAGCCGTCAAGTCCAAGCTGATCGCCCCGCCCGGCACGGAGTTCGCCTACTCCAACCTGGGCTTCAGCTTGCTGGCAGCCATCATCGAGAACGCCTCCGGCACGGACTACGAGCACTTCCTGGTGAAGCAGATCATCGCTCCCGCCGGAATGAAGCACACCGGCTACGTCCTGCCGCGCTGGGACACGGAGCTGATCGCGGTGGAGTACGACGAACAGGGTGTCTCCCAAGGGCGGCCGCTGGACCACCGATGGGCCACTGACGGCCCGTACTGGAACCTGCGCGGCAACGGCGGTTTGCTGTCCACTGCCCGCGACATGTACCGCTTCCACCGTGCTTTGGCCGGCGGCACCCTCCTGGACCGCGACGCGCAGGCCATGATGTTCAAAGCCCACGCCCCCACCGGCCTGCCGGGCTATGAGGGCTACGCCACCGGCTACGGGTGGGGCATCATGCCCGACAGGAGCATCGCGACCCACTCCGGCGGCAACGACTGGTCCTACGGTGTGAACGTGCACGCCGTGCACGGCGACCTGATGGTGTTCTGGATAAGTAACCAGGCTGTCCAGGACGGGAAATGGGATCTCCAGGAGGTTGCCCGACCGCTCATGCTGAAGCTGATCGAGCAGCTCCGAGCCGGCTCAGTCGGTCAGTGA
- a CDS encoding NAD-dependent epimerase/dehydratase family protein: MRVLVTGGAGFIGSHVVDVLAEHGHEPVVFDVAADVGADVRDPEAVVRALDGVDAVCHQAAMVGLGTGFGDAAEYVSRNDLGTAVLLAAMAEAGVRRLVLAGSMVVYGEGRYECGRHGVVRPGARDVADLAAGCFEPLCPRCGSELSPGLVGEDAPTDPRNVYATTKLAQEHLAAAWARATGGTAVSLRYHNVYGPRMPQDTPYAGVASFFRSALARGEAPRVFEDGRQRRDFVHVRDVAEANVAVLEAGTAQGVLTAYNTGSGEPHTVGDMARALAAAYGGPDPVVTGEYRLGDVRHITADSSRLRAELGWKPEVGFAEGMREFARSGMRGS; encoded by the coding sequence ATGCGTGTACTGGTCACCGGCGGTGCCGGGTTCATCGGGTCCCATGTCGTCGACGTGCTGGCGGAGCACGGGCACGAACCCGTCGTGTTCGACGTGGCGGCGGACGTCGGCGCGGACGTGAGGGACCCGGAGGCGGTCGTCCGCGCGCTGGACGGCGTGGACGCCGTGTGCCATCAGGCGGCCATGGTCGGTCTCGGCACGGGGTTCGGCGATGCCGCCGAGTACGTCTCCCGCAACGACCTGGGCACGGCCGTGCTGCTCGCCGCGATGGCGGAGGCGGGTGTGCGGCGGTTGGTCCTGGCGGGGTCGATGGTGGTGTACGGGGAGGGACGGTACGAGTGCGGGAGGCACGGGGTGGTGCGGCCGGGGGCGAGGGACGTGGCCGATCTCGCGGCCGGGTGCTTCGAGCCGCTGTGCCCGCGGTGCGGGTCCGAGTTGTCGCCGGGGCTCGTGGGCGAGGACGCGCCGACCGACCCGCGCAATGTGTACGCGACGACCAAGCTCGCCCAGGAGCATCTGGCGGCGGCGTGGGCGCGGGCGACGGGCGGGACGGCGGTGTCGCTGCGGTATCACAACGTGTACGGGCCCCGGATGCCGCAGGACACGCCCTACGCCGGGGTGGCCTCCTTCTTTCGTTCGGCGCTCGCGCGCGGGGAGGCGCCTCGGGTGTTCGAGGACGGTCGGCAGCGGCGGGACTTCGTGCATGTCCGGGATGTCGCGGAGGCCAATGTGGCGGTGTTGGAAGCGGGTACGGCGCAGGGTGTGCTGACCGCGTACAACACCGGCAGCGGTGAGCCGCACACCGTCGGGGACATGGCCCGGGCACTGGCCGCCGCGTACGGCGGGCCCGATCCGGTCGTCACCGGGGAGTACCGGCTGGGGGACGTCCGGCACATCACCGCCGACTCGTCACGGCTGCGGGCCGAGCTGGGGTGGAAGCCGGAGGTCGGCTTCGCGGAGGGAATGCGGGAGTTCGCGCGTTCCGGGATGCGGGGCTCCTAG
- a CDS encoding DUF2064 domain-containing protein translates to MTTLLVIAKEPRPGRVKTRLTPPFGPESAAALAEAALVDTLRAVAATPARRRVLVLAGAPGPWLPPGFDVVPQCAGGLDERLAAAFAGCDGPALLIGMDTPQVTPDLLTVHFTECDAYFGAAEDGGFWALGLAEPDPALLRGVPMSTPVTGAVQRDRLVAAGLRVRDLPPLRDVDTAADAEAVAAIAPHSRFAAELARLRAVGTR, encoded by the coding sequence ATGACCACTCTGCTCGTCATCGCCAAAGAGCCCAGGCCGGGGCGGGTGAAGACCCGGCTCACGCCGCCCTTCGGCCCCGAGTCGGCGGCGGCCCTCGCCGAGGCCGCCCTCGTGGACACGCTGCGCGCGGTGGCCGCGACTCCCGCGCGCCGCCGCGTCCTGGTGCTCGCCGGGGCGCCGGGCCCCTGGCTGCCGCCCGGCTTCGACGTCGTACCGCAGTGCGCGGGCGGACTGGACGAACGGCTCGCCGCGGCCTTCGCCGGCTGCGACGGCCCTGCACTGCTCATCGGCATGGACACCCCACAAGTCACCCCGGACCTGCTGACCGTGCACTTCACCGAGTGCGACGCGTACTTCGGTGCGGCCGAGGACGGCGGCTTCTGGGCCCTGGGCCTGGCCGAACCGGACCCGGCACTCCTGCGCGGGGTGCCCATGTCGACGCCCGTCACCGGCGCCGTGCAGCGCGACCGGCTCGTCGCCGCCGGGCTGCGGGTCCGCGACCTGCCGCCCCTCAGGGACGTCGACACGGCCGCCGACGCCGAAGCCGTCGCCGCGATCGCGCCGCACAGCCGGTTCGCGGCGGAACTGGCCCGGCTGCGGGCGGTCGGCACCCGATGA
- a CDS encoding serine protease yields MRDIRRVSRPLRKSRSVLAALLGAAALLGTGVFASPSAAATAAADPASFWTAERMRRAAPLDLLPVDRAQMKAPSLAKGKERTIAPTLPGALNEVGALAFPNSGGPWTGGGAVVSTAGRVFFTYQGRTASCSGNAVTSANKSTVITAGHCVKLEGAWHTNWVFVPGYHDGQAPYGRWSATKTLSTPQWTASEDINYDVGAAVVAPLDGKLLTDVVGGQGLAFNTGYNQAMYAFGFPAASPYDGEKFIYCSGTTNRDFLLSNDHGMNCNMTGGSSGGPWFTQFNESTGAGLLSSVNSFKYNFLPNRMYGPYFGTDAQNLYQTAQSS; encoded by the coding sequence GTGAGAGACATACGCCGCGTGTCCCGCCCTCTCCGCAAGTCCCGTTCCGTCCTCGCCGCCCTGCTCGGCGCCGCCGCGTTGCTCGGCACCGGCGTGTTCGCCTCGCCTTCCGCGGCGGCCACGGCCGCGGCGGACCCCGCCTCGTTCTGGACCGCGGAGCGGATGCGTCGGGCCGCTCCGCTGGATCTGCTGCCCGTGGACCGTGCCCAGATGAAGGCCCCCTCGCTCGCCAAGGGCAAGGAGAGGACCATCGCCCCGACCCTCCCGGGAGCCCTGAACGAGGTCGGGGCGTTGGCCTTCCCCAACAGCGGTGGGCCCTGGACCGGTGGCGGGGCTGTGGTGTCCACGGCCGGGCGGGTGTTCTTCACCTATCAGGGACGTACGGCCTCGTGTTCCGGCAATGCGGTCACCAGCGCCAACAAGAGCACCGTCATCACCGCCGGGCACTGCGTGAAGCTGGAGGGAGCCTGGCACACCAACTGGGTCTTCGTGCCCGGCTACCACGACGGACAGGCCCCGTACGGCAGGTGGAGTGCCACGAAGACGTTGTCCACGCCGCAGTGGACCGCGAGCGAGGACATCAACTACGACGTCGGCGCGGCCGTCGTCGCCCCGCTGGACGGGAAGCTGCTGACGGACGTCGTCGGCGGGCAGGGTCTGGCCTTCAACACCGGCTACAACCAGGCGATGTACGCCTTCGGATTCCCCGCCGCCTCCCCCTACGACGGGGAGAAGTTCATCTACTGCAGCGGAACCACCAACCGTGACTTCCTGCTCTCCAACGACCACGGCATGAACTGCAACATGACCGGCGGCTCCAGCGGCGGCCCCTGGTTCACCCAGTTCAACGAGTCCACGGGCGCCGGCCTGCTGTCCTCGGTGAACAGCTTCAAGTACAACTTCCTGCCGAACCGGATGTACGGGCCGTACTTCGGCACCGACGCGCAGAACCTGTACCAGACCGCACAGTCGTCCTGA